One Nicotiana sylvestris chromosome 12, ASM39365v2, whole genome shotgun sequence genomic window carries:
- the LOC138882969 gene encoding uncharacterized protein, translated as MKSLSINVPLVEALEQMPNYAKFMKDLVRKKRSMNCKTIKTTHQVSAIMHSLAPKLEDLGAFTIPCTIGSANLAKALCDLGESINLMPYSIFKTLGTGKPRPTSMRLQMVDRTMKRPLGVIEDVLVRV; from the coding sequence ATGAAGAGTCTATCGATCAATGTGCCATTGGTTGAAGCTTTGGAGCAAATGCCCAATTATGCAAAGTTTATGAAGGATTTGGTGAGAAAGAAGCGGTCGATGAATTGTAAAACTATAAAAacgactcatcaagtgagtgcaattatGCATTCATTGGCTCCCAAATTGGAAGATCTCGGTGCTTTCACAATCCCTTGTACTATTGGAAGTGCCAATTTagctaaagctctttgtgatcttggggaaagtatcaatttgatgccctattcgattttcaagactttgggaactgggaaaccaagacccacatctatgagattacaaatggtcgatcgtactatgaagagaccattgggagTGATTGAGGATGTATTGGTTCGTGTTTAA